The genomic DNA AGGCGATGCAGATTAACAGTTCCTTTAGCAGCGATGATCCTTTTCATTGCGTCGTAAACAACAAGGTCATCAGAAGCAGCATTGTAAAGTTCGCCGATAAAATAAGCCTCTGCATTTGCGATCATCTCCATGGTGGGATGGGCGCAGTTTATCTTGCGCGCGATCTCACACTGGACCGCGAAGTTGCCATAAAATCATTAAGACCACTTCGGATACTCGTGAGATTTACGATCGGTTCTGGAGGAAAGCCAGGATGGCAGCCCAAACTTTCTCATCCAAACATTGTTCCACTCCATGCATTTGGGGAAGTGGAAGGGATGCCATACTTTTTTCGTTTTGAGAAACATTATTGGAAGATGCAGACGAATTTATATAATATCTTTGTTGAACTGCGGTCAGATACGGGTTATTGCCGATGCAAGAATCTCGATGAAATGCAACGGCCATGTTGAAACGGACCAGGTAGAATGGTACTAAAAAACGAAATTGGAAGAGTAACGGCGAATTTGAAATGGCACTAAGACTTTCGTGCGGCCGGTTTTTTGGAAAGCTTCAGAGAACGGTTCAACTCCAGCACGGGCGTTTATCGGAAGCTTTTTATTCGAAAGGCGAACGACAACCGGCTCACTCGCATGAACTCCCGCACATCTGTTTGACGGTCAACGGAACTTACCGGGAATCGATTGCAAGAAAAATGTGGACGATCCCTAACGGGGTCATGACTTTTTATCATCCGGAACAAATCCACAGGGACGAACACTTGACCGACGGCATTCACTTTGTAATAGAAATCGATGCGAAGAAAGGGAGTTTTGTGGAAACTCTGCTGCCTCAGTTTGTGCGGGATCCCGTTTCATTCGGACGAAATCTGAGCACAGCTTGGCGCCTCTATGAAGAGTTCTCATGCCCCGACACGTTCTCTATGCTCGCCATGGAGGCATTAACACTCGAGCTGTTGGTAGAATCGTTTCGCACCGAATTCAGCGGGAATGAAAAACGACGGCCTCTCTGGATGAATTCAGTTTTAGCTATTTTGAAATTACATTTTTCATCCCCTCCCTCTCTTTCGGAAATTGCCGAAGAGATCGGAGTGCATCCTGTTCATTTGGCTAAAACGTTTCGCCGTTTCGAAGGGCATACACCCGGTGAATTTATTAGGAAGCTTCGGGTGGATTTTGCGCGGCAAAAACTGAGCGGGACTTCCGAACCACTTTCGCAAATAGCGTTGGATGCAGGGTTCGCCGATCAAACGCATTTCACCAAAGTTTTCAAACGTCTCACAGGGCTCACACCGCGCCGCTTCCGGATCCTCTCTCAACACTAATCCTGAACAATTTCGACTAATCCGGTTCAAGAATTACCGGGCTGACAAGACTACAATCCTGCCGAATGAGTCAATGCAGATTTCGCATGAACGCCATAATGAAACAGGAATTTCTCTGCGTACTGACCGTAATCATCCTTACTTGCGGTCAGACGGTTTCGCAGCAAAACGAGCAAGACAACGTACACGAATATGTCTGGGACCTCTCGGAAATCTATCAGGATGACCGGGCTTGGGAGGGAGAACGTGCCCTTATTCAACAAAAACTTGGAGCGATCGGTCGAATCAAAGGCACCATGGGCCGCAGCGCAAAGAGTCTGGCCGATGGCCTTGATGAAGTATCTGATCTCCGTATTCGCGCGCACAAGATGTCGGTGTATGGTGAACTTGTGTCCGCCGTTGACACTCGATCCGGCAAAGCGAAGCAACAATACGAAACGGGAACCGCTTTTGAAACACAGGTGGAAGCCGCGGTGAGCTTCGTGGTGGACGAACTCCGAGCTATCGGTTCTGCTCGCCTGAATCAATGGCTCGTTGAGGAGCCAAGACTGGCGGTGCATCGTCGACGCATCCTGCAATCATTGCGGGAAGCCCCTCATACGCTGTCACCCGAACCACAATCCATCCTCCGCAGCATGGCTCGGCTACCGCAACTCACATCCGACACGTATCTCACCCTTCTCGATTCCAACTTGGGGTGGATCGAAATCATCGGCGAGGATGGAAAGAGTGTTGTTGTAGATACCTCGAATTATCGATCACTAACAAGATCCTTGAAGAAGGAAGTGCGGATTGCGGCTGCGAATGCCTATCTGGGGCAGTTACGCTCATTTGAGGACGTATTCGGAATGCTTTTGACGCGGCGAATTGAGACAGATCTAACGATAGCCAAATACCGCAACTTTAAGGACGGTATCGATGCATTATTCTTTCTGCGGGACGGAATGCCACAAGGGAGCTATCACATGATGTTGAATGTGGCTCAAAAAAACCTTGCTGTCTATCACAGGTACATTCAGCTTTGCCGCCGGGCGCTTGATCTGGATCGCATGAACTATGTCGATATCCGCAATCTGCCGCCCAGCAAGCAGCGCTTCACGGTTCGAGAAAGTATGGAAATCATCATAGCAGCTTCCGCGACCCTTGGGCCGGAATTTCAAGACCGGATGAGAGAACGACTGTTGAAACCGTGGCTGCATTTGCCGCCCTTGCCTGAAAAGCGGGCAATGTACGCAATCTTCCCACCGGTGGGTGGAATACCACCTTATACCATCATGAGTTACCGAGGCGATCAGCGGTCGTCTCGCTCACTTGCAGGAGCAGCAATGTTTATTATGTGCTCCGCAGACATTCCGAAAGATCGTTTCCCTGATACACGCTACGATCCTCCTATTTATGGAAACGGGCTCATTTATCTGGGCAATCTCCTTCATTATGATTACCTTAAAGATCTCGCTACGAACCGTAGAGATCGGATCGACTCGCTCGTTCAGCAGTTGGATCGAATTTCAAGTCAGTTCTTTCACTGGAATGCCGTCGCAGAATTCGAGTCAAAAATTCAGGATATGATTGCAAGTGGGGAACCGCCCACGGGCCCACAATTATCGAAAATGTACTTGGAAATCCTTCGCCGCTACTATGGCCATCATGAGGGCGGCGCAACCGTGGATGAAATATTCGCTGCTGATTGGATTACTTCGGATGTTTCATTTTTCTCTTACGAACATCTTTTCTGGCCGCCTGCAATGGCGGCGGCCTGTTTGCTCATGGAAAAGCTTGATGCCGGCGATCCGGACGCTCGAAAGGCTATTCATGAAGTTGTTGGTCGTGGAGACAG from bacterium includes the following:
- a CDS encoding AraC family transcriptional regulator, coding for MALRLSCGRFFGKLQRTVQLQHGRLSEAFYSKGERQPAHSHELPHICLTVNGTYRESIARKMWTIPNGVMTFYHPEQIHRDEHLTDGIHFVIEIDAKKGSFVETLLPQFVRDPVSFGRNLSTAWRLYEEFSCPDTFSMLAMEALTLELLVESFRTEFSGNEKRRPLWMNSVLAILKLHFSSPPSLSEIAEEIGVHPVHLAKTFRRFEGHTPGEFIRKLRVDFARQKLSGTSEPLSQIALDAGFADQTHFTKVFKRLTGLTPRRFRILSQH